The following coding sequences lie in one Bacteroidota bacterium genomic window:
- the gatB gene encoding Asp-tRNA(Asn)/Glu-tRNA(Gln) amidotransferase subunit GatB, which yields MSIYDKYEAVIGLEIHTQLSTKSKAYSSDSTEFGVLPNTNVSPITLGHPGTLPKSNKRVIEYAVRLGLACKSTIREVNEYARKNYFYADLPKGYQITQDKTPICTGGYITIKTADGKEKQINITRIHMEEDAGKSIHDIDPFDTLIDLNRAGVALLEIVSEPDIRSGEEAYQYVTEVRKLVRYLDICDGNMEEGSMRCDANVSVRLKGATEFGKRTETKNMNSIRNVQRAIEYEIKRQIDIIESGGEISQDTMGFDAVAGTTYLMRSKEMANDYRYFPEPDLQPVVVTQAYINKVKETLPPLPNELFKKYTALGLSEYDAGVLTDSKEIALYFEKIIANTKNAKSASNWLTVQIKSHLNDSALHISDFNITPERIAELVNFIDTGKVSHTIATQKIFPIMLTDVTKSPAQIATENNWIQESDSGALTAFVQEAIAKYPDKVIEYKNGKTNLLGLFMGEVMKLSKGKADPKVATEIVKEMLEK from the coding sequence ATGAGCATTTACGATAAATACGAAGCGGTTATCGGGTTGGAAATCCATACACAATTATCCACCAAAAGCAAAGCGTATTCCAGCGACTCAACCGAATTCGGTGTGTTGCCCAATACCAATGTAAGTCCGATTACTCTCGGTCACCCCGGAACATTACCCAAATCAAACAAACGCGTAATTGAATATGCCGTGCGCTTAGGTCTTGCTTGCAAAAGCACCATTCGTGAAGTGAACGAATATGCCCGCAAAAATTATTTTTACGCGGATTTACCGAAAGGATATCAAATCACCCAAGATAAAACGCCTATCTGTACAGGAGGATACATCACCATCAAAACTGCAGACGGTAAAGAAAAACAAATCAACATCACACGTATTCACATGGAAGAGGATGCCGGAAAAAGCATTCACGACATTGATCCGTTTGATACACTTATCGACTTAAATCGTGCGGGTGTAGCCTTGTTGGAAATTGTAAGTGAGCCGGATATCCGCTCCGGTGAAGAAGCTTATCAATACGTTACTGAAGTGCGCAAGCTTGTTCGCTACCTCGACATCTGCGATGGAAACATGGAAGAAGGAAGTATGCGTTGCGATGCCAACGTATCTGTTCGTTTGAAAGGCGCAACAGAATTTGGGAAACGTACCGAAACAAAAAACATGAATTCCATCCGCAATGTGCAACGCGCCATTGAATACGAAATAAAACGTCAGATTGATATCATTGAAAGTGGCGGAGAAATTTCTCAAGACACTATGGGATTTGATGCTGTTGCGGGAACAACGTATCTGATGCGGAGTAAAGAAATGGCGAACGATTACCGCTATTTCCCTGAACCGGATTTACAACCAGTTGTTGTTACACAAGCATACATCAACAAAGTAAAAGAGACATTGCCTCCATTACCAAACGAACTGTTTAAAAAATATACAGCGTTGGGCTTATCTGAATACGATGCCGGTGTATTAACCGACTCGAAAGAAATTGCCTTGTACTTCGAAAAAATTATCGCAAATACAAAAAATGCAAAATCTGCATCCAACTGGTTAACCGTTCAAATCAAGTCTCATTTGAACGATAGTGCATTGCACATTTCTGATTTCAACATTACACCGGAGCGCATTGCTGAGTTGGTGAACTTTATTGATACCGGGAAAGTAAGTCATACCATCGCGACACAAAAAATATTTCCAATCATGTTAACAGATGTTACAAAGTCGCCTGCACAAATTGCGACTGAAAACAACTGGATACAAGAAAGTGATAGTGGTGCCTTGACTGCATTTGTGCAGGAAGCCATTGCAAAATATCCTGACAAAGTAATTGAATACAAAAATGGGAAAACAAATTTACTCGGTTTGTTTATGGGCGAAGTGATGAAACTTTCGAAAGGAAAAGCAGACCCGAAAGTGGCTACCGAGATTGTAAAAGAAATGCTTGAAAAATAA
- a CDS encoding choice-of-anchor B family protein produces MKKIYIALLSITLLLNVKTFAQYSSNNISLVGHWYNPSQPPEPTYGIKYNSVWGWVDTADSNKEYAILGSGLGTHIIDISVPSNPVQIDFVAGRRDECIWREYKTYGNYLYAISDDGAPNSFQIIDLSYLPDSVHVVHDDTTIVERAHTLFIEGDKLYIGSVKEHSPGGGVYSMAVYSLANPEVPLLLRALNQDYPSITWVHDMYVRNDTVYASCGFDGLYIYKYNTGTNNFMALNSLTSYPDQGYNHSSALTPNSHTLVFCDEVPENTLVKVLDVTDVTNLAILDTFKSNEGATPHNPYIWGTDRVVIAYYQDGLQIFDISNPTNVTKTGFFDTDTLHGLNDGFPTGSTYHGAWGAYIDLPSGLFLVGDMQNGLFVLNPSLALGVTENNINENTVSVFPNPTNNYCSITINLTQSEAVLFELFDVTGKKIFSKTETIGAGNSTRTIFMEQYNSGMYILKMTGKDIYYTQKIIKK; encoded by the coding sequence ATGAAAAAAATCTACATTGCACTATTATCTATTACTCTTTTGTTGAATGTAAAAACATTCGCACAGTATAGCTCCAATAATATTTCGTTGGTTGGCCATTGGTACAACCCATCACAACCTCCTGAACCCACTTATGGAATTAAATACAACAGTGTTTGGGGATGGGTGGATACGGCAGATTCAAATAAAGAATATGCTATACTGGGTTCCGGACTCGGCACACACATCATCGACATTTCTGTTCCGAGCAATCCTGTTCAAATTGATTTTGTTGCCGGACGAAGAGATGAATGCATTTGGCGCGAATACAAAACCTATGGCAACTACCTCTATGCAATTAGTGATGATGGTGCTCCCAATAGTTTTCAAATCATCGACCTCAGCTACCTCCCGGATTCGGTGCATGTGGTTCATGATGATACCACCATTGTTGAAAGAGCACATACTTTATTTATTGAAGGAGATAAATTATACATCGGTAGCGTAAAAGAACATTCACCGGGTGGTGGTGTATATTCCATGGCTGTTTATAGCTTAGCAAATCCGGAAGTTCCACTTTTGCTCCGTGCATTGAATCAAGATTACCCATCCATAACATGGGTGCACGACATGTATGTTAGAAACGATACCGTATACGCCTCCTGCGGATTTGACGGATTATACATCTATAAATACAATACAGGAACAAATAATTTCATGGCACTTAATTCGCTTACCTCTTATCCTGATCAAGGATACAACCACAGTAGCGCATTGACACCGAATAGTCATACACTTGTTTTTTGTGATGAAGTACCTGAAAACACCTTGGTAAAAGTTTTGGATGTGACAGACGTTACCAATCTTGCTATTTTGGATACCTTTAAATCCAATGAAGGCGCCACACCACACAATCCTTACATTTGGGGAACCGACAGAGTAGTGATTGCTTATTATCAGGATGGACTTCAAATTTTCGACATCAGCAATCCGACCAATGTTACCAAAACAGGTTTTTTCGACACCGACACGTTGCATGGACTAAATGATGGATTTCCTACAGGCAGCACCTATCATGGCGCATGGGGCGCTTATATTGATTTACCAAGCGGACTATTTTTAGTAGGTGATATGCAAAACGGATTGTTCGTGCTTAACCCTTCATTGGCATTGGGTGTAACAGAAAACAACATCAACGAAAACACTGTTTCGGTTTTTCCAAATCCAACAAACAATTATTGTTCAATCACAATTAATTTAACACAATCTGAAGCTGTTTTATTTGAATTGTTTGATGTAACAGGGAAGAAAATTTTCAGCAAAACAGAAACGATTGGAGCTGGAAACTCAACACGCACAATCTTTATGGAACAATACAACAGCGGAATGTATATTTTAAAAATGACCGGAAAAGATATTTACTACACTCAAAAAATTATTAAGAAATAA
- a CDS encoding AhpC/TSA family protein — translation MKFINTFIAVSVLLFSACSNPNNESSSGFELKGKFGNAHGDTLYLELMATDGLKKVDTAILDENGEFTMNPVIPEIGFYRLKTNDRNFATLIFEPNQKVNITGDVADLGNTYNVEGSEDSKLFWEINLASAESYRKRDSLQKMFQAFVNMTQMDSLRIDSMSNELEKPYTQLVNDHNQFLKTFIEKHASSFASLAAIQQLQPDEFMDTYFKLDDGLFAKYPNSPYIKAFHDGVSSSRKLAIGTLAPEINMNTPEEKPLALSSLKGKVVLIDFWASWCGPCRAENPNVVKAYNKYKSKGFDIYSVSLDKDMEKWKQAIKADGLTWKNHVCDFKFWQSPVVALYNFNAIPTNVLIDKEGNILAKNLRGEALEEKLAEILK, via the coding sequence ATGAAATTTATAAACACATTCATCGCTGTTTCCGTTTTATTGTTCTCCGCTTGTTCGAACCCAAACAATGAATCTTCTTCCGGATTTGAATTGAAAGGAAAATTTGGAAATGCACACGGTGACACCCTTTACCTTGAGTTGATGGCTACCGATGGATTGAAAAAAGTAGATACCGCCATCCTGGATGAAAATGGTGAATTCACCATGAATCCAGTTATTCCTGAAATCGGATTTTACCGTTTGAAAACAAACGATAGAAATTTTGCTACGCTGATTTTTGAGCCCAACCAAAAAGTAAACATCACAGGTGATGTTGCCGATTTAGGAAACACTTATAATGTTGAAGGATCAGAAGACTCTAAGCTATTCTGGGAAATCAATTTGGCTTCAGCTGAAAGTTATCGCAAACGAGATTCGCTTCAAAAAATGTTTCAAGCCTTCGTGAACATGACACAAATGGATTCACTCCGCATCGACTCCATGAGCAATGAACTTGAAAAGCCATACACACAATTGGTAAACGACCACAATCAATTTTTAAAAACATTCATTGAAAAACATGCATCCTCGTTTGCTTCTTTAGCTGCGATTCAACAATTGCAACCGGATGAATTTATGGACACGTATTTTAAATTGGATGATGGTCTTTTTGCAAAATATCCCAACTCACCTTACATCAAAGCATTTCACGATGGCGTATCCAGCAGCAGAAAATTAGCTATTGGTACACTTGCTCCAGAAATCAATATGAATACTCCCGAAGAAAAACCATTAGCACTCTCCTCGTTAAAAGGCAAAGTAGTGTTGATCGATTTTTGGGCTTCTTGGTGTGGACCATGCCGCGCTGAAAATCCAAACGTGGTAAAAGCTTACAACAAATACAAATCAAAAGGTTTCGACATTTATAGCGTTTCGTTGGACAAAGACATGGAAAAATGGAAACAAGCCATCAAAGCAGATGGATTAACTTGGAAAAACCATGTTTGTGATTTTAAATTCTGGCAATCACCGGTTGTTGCTTTATATAATTTCAACGCGATACCTACCAATGTGTTGATTGACAAAGAAGGAAATATCCTTGCGAAAAATTTACGAGGAGAAGCATTGGAAGAAAAACTTGCAGAAATTTTAAAATAA
- a CDS encoding M1 family metallopeptidase gives MKIRYSLLLFILAWSNLAMAQTYFQQEVNYTINVKLDDVKHELTADEKIEYINNSPTTLTYIYMHLWPNAYKDNNTALAKQLMEGGETKLYYAKDEERGYIDQLDFKVNDVAVKWELIKDSTDICKIILNEPLKSGGVIVITTPFHVKIPSGEISRMGHIGQSYQITQWYPKPAVFDRYGWNPIPYLNQGEFYSEFGSFDVSITLPKNYVLGATGDMVDGEKEIAWLEKNVKATEAITSFDKSDVAFPPSELETKTLRFKQKNVHDFAWFCDKRYHVLKGEIVTPHTKNKVTTWAMFTNTEGNLWKNSIQYLNDAIYYYSLWNGDYPYAHCTAVDGTISAGGGMEYPNITVIGGSGSAFQLDVVITHEVGHNWFYGMLGSNERTHGWMDEGLNSFNEHRYIETKYPDQKLIGDLADGPIGKAFDLSRYKHKAQYELSYLFAAKKNEDQPIECHSAHYTQLNYAGVMYSKTAIVMDYLMAYLGEAEMDKVMQAYFDEWHFKHPMPEDFRRSVEKTTGKNLSWLFDGLINSTQKLDYKITFVHKNQDGTWDIGVKNKGDINGPVFIQGIKDGKLIGEVVYDGFDGKQALTFPKSEIDYFKIDMREDMPEVNRNNNKIRTTGIFKKTEPIKLQFLGSLDNPDKTQLFWTPVAGWNNYNRWMFGLAFYNNLLPQKKFEFELMPMYSITTKDFAGYGHVAYNMFPKNGLQHVAIGLTTTRYAFSNHPDDANGKPLNFNFNKIAPEIFIKLKKAELRSPFNLTIRYRNITIMKEFPVGNYAVRPAIYKRDTLTTNFNDLTFSFSKEDAITPYDVNVNFQQGEKMMKAAVTAHYSYNFKKKNKGVDIRLFAGTFIGTEAVDAGPYRFRMSGQTGLQDYLFDNIFLGRSELINNGEILSNQFTDTDGGMKVYSPLGQSSTWLAALNLKTSLGNMKLPINLYADIGTADKKSMSTEDVLYDAGVCLSFRKKFFEIYFPVVMSKNIQDFNTANNITYLETIRFTLNLNLINPFGLIRNFSL, from the coding sequence ATGAAAATTCGCTACTCCCTTCTTTTATTTATTCTTGCATGGTCCAACCTTGCAATGGCACAAACTTATTTTCAACAAGAAGTGAATTATACCATCAACGTGAAGTTGGACGATGTAAAGCATGAATTGACAGCAGATGAAAAAATAGAATACATCAACAACTCGCCTACAACGCTTACCTACATCTACATGCATCTTTGGCCCAATGCATACAAAGACAATAATACCGCTCTTGCCAAGCAGTTGATGGAAGGCGGAGAAACTAAATTGTATTACGCCAAAGACGAGGAAAGAGGGTATATCGACCAATTGGATTTCAAAGTAAATGATGTGGCTGTTAAATGGGAACTTATTAAAGACAGTACCGACATTTGTAAAATCATTTTAAACGAACCATTAAAAAGTGGTGGGGTAATCGTTATCACAACTCCGTTCCATGTTAAAATTCCTTCCGGAGAAATTTCCAGAATGGGACATATTGGACAATCGTATCAGATTACACAATGGTATCCAAAACCGGCCGTATTCGACCGTTACGGATGGAACCCCATTCCATACTTGAATCAAGGGGAATTTTATTCTGAATTCGGCAGCTTTGATGTAAGCATCACGCTTCCTAAAAATTATGTATTAGGAGCAACTGGTGATATGGTAGATGGTGAAAAAGAAATTGCTTGGCTGGAAAAAAATGTAAAAGCTACCGAAGCAATCACTTCGTTTGACAAAAGCGATGTGGCTTTTCCTCCATCCGAATTGGAAACAAAAACCTTACGCTTCAAACAAAAAAACGTGCACGACTTTGCATGGTTTTGCGATAAACGCTATCACGTTCTAAAAGGCGAAATTGTTACTCCACATACAAAAAACAAGGTCACCACTTGGGCCATGTTCACCAACACTGAAGGCAATCTCTGGAAAAACAGTATTCAATATTTAAACGATGCCATTTATTATTATTCCTTGTGGAATGGTGATTATCCTTACGCACATTGCACAGCCGTTGATGGAACCATTAGCGCTGGAGGCGGAATGGAATACCCAAACATCACCGTGATTGGTGGTAGCGGAAGTGCATTTCAATTAGACGTAGTCATCACACATGAAGTAGGACACAATTGGTTTTACGGAATGCTTGGCTCCAACGAACGCACACATGGATGGATGGATGAAGGCCTTAACTCTTTCAACGAACATCGTTACATAGAAACAAAATATCCTGACCAAAAACTAATTGGTGATTTGGCAGATGGACCAATCGGCAAGGCATTTGATTTATCGCGTTACAAACACAAAGCACAATATGAATTGTCTTATTTGTTTGCCGCAAAGAAAAACGAAGATCAACCCATCGAATGTCATTCGGCACATTATACACAATTAAATTACGCTGGCGTGATGTATTCCAAAACAGCCATTGTAATGGATTACTTAATGGCTTATTTGGGTGAAGCGGAAATGGATAAAGTGATGCAAGCCTATTTTGATGAATGGCATTTTAAACATCCGATGCCAGAAGATTTTAGAAGATCGGTTGAAAAAACAACCGGCAAAAATTTATCGTGGTTGTTTGATGGATTGATTAACTCCACTCAAAAACTAGATTATAAAATCACCTTCGTGCATAAAAACCAAGATGGCACTTGGGATATTGGTGTTAAAAACAAAGGCGATATCAATGGCCCGGTTTTTATTCAGGGAATTAAAGATGGTAAACTCATTGGAGAAGTTGTTTACGATGGTTTTGATGGCAAGCAAGCATTAACCTTCCCGAAATCTGAAATCGATTATTTTAAGATCGATATGCGTGAAGACATGCCAGAAGTAAATCGCAACAACAATAAAATACGCACTACCGGAATCTTCAAAAAAACAGAACCCATCAAACTACAATTCTTGGGCAGTTTGGACAATCCGGATAAAACACAATTATTTTGGACACCGGTTGCCGGTTGGAACAACTACAATCGTTGGATGTTCGGACTCGCATTTTACAACAATTTGTTACCACAAAAGAAATTTGAATTTGAATTGATGCCAATGTATAGCATCACCACAAAAGATTTTGCAGGATATGGCCATGTTGCATACAACATGTTTCCAAAGAATGGATTGCAACATGTTGCTATCGGGTTAACCACCACACGATATGCATTCTCGAATCATCCGGATGATGCAAACGGAAAACCATTGAACTTCAATTTCAATAAAATTGCACCTGAAATTTTCATCAAACTTAAAAAAGCAGAGTTAAGAAGTCCGTTTAACCTTACTATCCGCTACCGCAACATCACGATCATGAAAGAGTTTCCGGTTGGAAATTATGCGGTGCGTCCTGCAATCTACAAACGCGATACGCTCACCACCAACTTTAACGATTTAACATTCTCTTTTTCAAAAGAAGATGCGATTACACCTTACGATGTGAATGTGAATTTTCAGCAAGGAGAGAAAATGATGAAAGCGGCAGTAACCGCACATTACTCGTATAACTTCAAAAAGAAAAACAAAGGTGTGGACATTCGTTTGTTTGCCGGAACATTTATTGGAACCGAAGCGGTGGATGCCGGTCCTTACCGTTTCCGAATGAGCGGACAAACCGGATTACAGGATTATTTGTTCGACAATATCTTTTTAGGTCGCTCTGAGTTGATCAACAATGGCGAAATTCTTTCCAACCAATTTACCGATACCGATGGTGGCATGAAAGTGTATTCACCACTAGGACAATCATCTACCTGGTTGGCTGCATTGAATTTAAAAACATCGTTAGGAAACATGAAACTTCCTATTAACCTGTATGCAGATATTGGAACGGCAGACAAAAAATCCATGAGTACAGAAGATGTTTTATACGATGCAGGAGTTTGTTTGTCGTTTAGAAAAAAATTCTTTGAAATTTATTTTCCGGTAGTGATGTCCAAAAACATTCAGGATTTTAATACCGCAAACAACATTACTTATTTAGAAACCATACGTTTTACATTGAACTTAAATTTGATTAATCCATTTGGGTTAATTCGGAATTTTTCGTTGTAA